ATGTAGCGTATTGCTTCATGGTCCGGTATGAGCTGGTCGGCATGGACCTGGCCGACGTGCGGTTCGCGGTCTCGCCGCTCAACGAGCTGGTGCTGTCGCTGCGGGCCTGGCGCGACCCGGGCCGGTTCCCGCTGCACCTGCGCTGGCTGCACGCCCTGCGCGAGGCGCGCGGCGGCCTCGACGCCGCCACCCTGTCCGCGCTGACCAACGACCGGCTGTGGACCCCCGACTTCCTCAACCCGCGTCCGTACTCGCCGCTGACCCGGATCGACGACGAGCTGGACCGGATTGCCGGCACCGACCCGGCCACCGTGCGGCGCGACCTGCGGGCCGTGCACGGCGAAGGCCCGCTCCCGAAGCCGTTGCGCGGGTCCGCGCCGCGCGTGCTGGCGCGCGTCCTCGACGCGCTCGGCGAGTACTGGCGGCGCTGCTTCGAGCCGCACTGGCCGCGGATGCGGGCGCTGCTCGAAGGCGATGTCACCCACCGGGGACGGCAGATCGCGCAGCACGGGCTGGCGGCGATGTTCGCCGACCTGTCCAGCACGGTGCGCCTGGCCGGCAACGTGGTCGAGGTGCGCCTGCGCTCCAATGTGGACTATCACCGCCCGACCACCGGCGGCCTCACCCTCGTGCCCACGCTGTGGACCACCAACGCGTCGACGCCCATCTCCGCCGCCGAGCCACCGATGATCCTGTACGCCGCGCGCGGCCTCGCCACCCTCTGGGAGCCCCAGGTGCTGCCGGCGCCGGACACGCTCGCCGCGATCCTCGGCCTCACCCGGGCCGGGCTGCTCGTCCACCTCGCGACGCCGGCGTCCTCCACCGAGCTGGCCACCCGGCTCGGCGTCACCACCACGGCGGTCAACCAGCACCTGCGGACCCTGCACGCCGCCGGGCTGCTGGTCAGCGCCCGGCACGGCCGCTCGGTGCTCTACCGCCGCTCCGACCTCGGCGACCAGCTCGCCGGCCACCAGGGCACGGGTCAGACCGTGGTGTAGCCGCCATCGATGACGAGCACCGAGCCGGTCATGAACGCGGACGCGTCGCTGGCAAGGTAGATGAGG
This genomic stretch from Phytohabitans houttuyneae harbors:
- a CDS encoding ArsR/SmtB family transcription factor — its product is MVRYELVGMDLADVRFAVSPLNELVLSLRAWRDPGRFPLHLRWLHALREARGGLDAATLSALTNDRLWTPDFLNPRPYSPLTRIDDELDRIAGTDPATVRRDLRAVHGEGPLPKPLRGSAPRVLARVLDALGEYWRRCFEPHWPRMRALLEGDVTHRGRQIAQHGLAAMFADLSSTVRLAGNVVEVRLRSNVDYHRPTTGGLTLVPTLWTTNASTPISAAEPPMILYAARGLATLWEPQVLPAPDTLAAILGLTRAGLLVHLATPASSTELATRLGVTTTAVNQHLRTLHAAGLLVSARHGRSVLYRRSDLGDQLAGHQGTGQTVV